CAAATTTGGCGCTGAGAAAAGGGAATATGGGCATGACTGGGGGAATCTTCAACAGGACGAGCGCCTTTGCGCTTGTCGCGGCTGCTGGCCTTATGATGGGCGGCCTCTCCTTCGCTACCACTTCTGCCAAGGCGGCTGACCTTGGCGCTGACGATCTCGAAGCGCGCGTCGCCGAGCTCGAAGCCACCACGGCTCGCAAGGGCAACCGCAAGGTTTCGCTGACGATCTCCGGTCAGGTCAACAAGGCCATCCTGGCGTGGGACGACGGCAAGGACAGCGATGCTTACATCGTTGACAACACGCAGTCTTCCTCGCGCATCAGCCTCAAGGGCTCGGGCACGATCTCGTCAGACCTGAAAGCCGGCTTCTATCAGGAATTCGAATACCGTGACGCCGCTTCGGGCACCGTCGCTTATGACAATTCCGCTGGCAAGAACTGGGATACGGACGGTTTCCGCACGCGCCAGAACAACGCATGGATCGAAAGCAAGACATTCGGTCGCGTGACCGTCGGTCTGCAGAACGTCGCGACGAAGGACATCGTTTACGTGAACCTCGCTCCGACCATCGGTTCGGACTCGGATAACAACTACTTTGCCGGCTTCAAGGCCACCGACGGCAACAGCCGCAGCAACCTGAACACCAGCGTGTTCTGGAACTCGCTGGACTCGAGCCGCGTCGAAGCTGTCCGCTACGACACGCCTTCGCTGTACGGCTTCATCGTTTCGGCTTCGTTCGCCGGTAACGACTTCTACGACGTCGCGCTGCGCTACCAGAAGGAGTTCAACTCCATCCGTGTCGCCGCCGGCATCGGTTATGCTTGGTCCGGCCTGAATAGCGATAGCAGCAGCAATCGCATCAGCTACGGTGTCTCCATCGATACCACCACCCCGGCAAACAGTCAGGTTCTGGCCAGCAGCACGGGCAAGAGTTCGAAGCTCGAAGTTGTGAGCGGCTCGATTTCGGCGCAGCACGTTCCGACCGGCCTTTATGCTTCGTTCGCCGCAGGCTCGCGTGAAATCACGAACCCGAACTTCGGCGCCGCAATCACAAACGAAGCTAGCTACTTCTATATTCAGGCTGGTATCTCGAAGCGCTTCCTCGATTACGGCGCGACGACGGTTTATGGCGAATACGGCCAGTATGACGACTTCGCCGCCGGCGCGACCTTCAAGGCTGACAATACGGGCAGCGGAGTGCGGATCGGTTCCTCGACCGCTGAGCGCTATGGCGCTGGCGTGATCCAGGCCTTCGATGCGGCTGCTCTCGACGTCTATGCGATCTATCAGCACATCGATCTCGAAGCCAAGGACACGGCTGGTGTGGACCTCAAGCTGAACTCGACGGACGCGGTCATCAGCGGCCTTCGCCTGAAGTTCTAATCTGGTTCAAACCGGATTTCATGGAAAGGCCGCCTTCGGGCGGCCTTTTCTTTTTGCTCCGCCGCGGCGTCGTTCGCCGGAGCCCCAGGTCTTCCGACGCGTCAGCGATGTCTGCGCCGCCGCGCCGCCCGAGGCAAGCCCGCCCGCAAACCTGCCGCGCCAGCGCCTTCCCGCGCGCATCGCCGCACCGCAAGCGCATCCGCCTTCAGCCAAAGCCCCTTGATGCGACCGTTCCAATCAAGCTAAACAAGCAACGTTGAGCCAGTGCTCAGGCGCGCACGTCTGTTTTCCCTCTCCCTACTCGCGAGCAAACGCATGCGCCTTGAGAGCACTGGCAATTTATTGAATCCTTTGCGGTTGAGAATTTGACCTTCGATAGGGAGCCCGCCGCTCGGGTGCATCGAATGTCAAGTTCACCGCGCTGGCGGGGAGCACGGCCACATGCACGCATTTTTCGGTTTCATCGCGATGGTGATCTCGCTCTTCATCTGGGTGATCATCATCAGCGCCATCCTGAGCTGGCTCATCGCTTTCGACGTGGTGAACCGCCGCAATCGCGTGGTCTACACCATCGCGGACGGCCTCTATCGCCTGACCGAGCCGCTGCTTCGCCCGATCCGCAACGTGTTGCCCGATCTTGGCGGCCTTGACCTGTCGCCCGTGGTGCTGATCCTCGGCCTGATCTTCCTGCGCGATGTCGTCATCTTCGGATGGATTCTTTAGCGCCGGTCCGTTGAGCGCGATGTCGCTTCCCGCGACGCCGAAGCCCGGCGGCGTGCTGCTTCACGTGCGGCTGACGCCGAAGGCGAGTTCGGCGCGCGTCGCGGGCGTCGAGGCGTTCGACGGCAAGCCCGTGCTGAAAGCCTATGTCACGACGCCGCCGGAAGACGGCAAGGCGAATGCGGCGCTCGGGGTGCTCATCGCGGGCTGGCTCGGCGTGCCGAAATCGACCGTTTCCATGGCGGCGGGGCAGAAATCGCGGCTCAAGACGGTGGCGGTTGCGGGCGATGCCGATGACCTGCTCGCGAAAATTGCCCTGTCTCTCGACAAGACGGGCTGAATCATCGCGCCGGAGGGTGTATGCGTTTCGCATGGCCCGATGCGGCGAAAGCCCCGCCCCGAAAAATTCAAGCGTTTTTCGGCCGAGGCGGTGCGGTAAGGAAAGAAGGTGAGCGCGATGGCTGAAGCGAAGATACTGGACGGCGTCGCCATGGCGGCGGAAATCAAGGCCGAGGCGGCAAAGCTCGCGGCGGCGTTCGCGGAGAAGACCGGGCGCGCGCCGGGGCTCGCGGTGGTGCTCGTGGGCGAGAACCCGGCGAGCCAGGTTTACGTGCGCTCGAAGCTGAAGCTCGCGCGCGAACTCGGCTTTCATTCGGTGGAAGAGCGCCCCGCCGCCGATATCGACCGCGCAGGGCTGCTGGCGCTGATCGCGCGGCTCAATGCCGATCCGGCGGTCGACGGCATTCTCGTGCAGCTTCCCCTGCCCTCGCATCTCGACGCGGACGACGCCATCGCTGCCATCGCGCCCGAGAAGGACGTCGACGGCTTCCATGTGGTGAACGCGGGCAAGCTGTTCGCGGGGCTGCCCGGTTTCGTGCCGTGTACGCCGCTCGGCTGCCTGAAGCTCATCAAGAGCGTTCACCCGAACCTCGCGGGCGCGAACGCGGTCGTCGTGGGCCGCTCGAACATCGTCGGCAAGCCGATGGCGCATCTCCTGTTGCAGGAAAACTGTACCGTCACCATCGCGCACTCGAAGACGCGCGATCTGCCCGCCGTCATCGCGGGCGCGGATGTGCTCGTCGCCGCCGTGGGGCGCCCGAGCATGATTCCGGGCAAGTGGATCAAGCCGGGCGCGATCGTGGTGGATGTCGGCATCAATCGCGTGCCCGCGCTCGACGGCAAGTCGAAGCTCGTCGGCGACGTGGATTTCGAGAGCGCGAAGCATGTCGCGGGCGCGATCACGCCGGTGCCGGGCGGCGTCGGGCCGATGACGGTGGCCTATCTGATGGTCAACACCTGCCGCGCCGCTTATCTGCGCGCGGGGCTGGAGTGGGGCGGCGTGTAGCGCCGTCGTCCGGCAGCCTCGCCGGTGGCGAGAACGCTCCGGCCACAGTGTGGCGTTCCCTGCGGCAACCCTTGCCGCTTCCGCGGCAGGCGCTCCGGGATCGCTTTCGTCGCGTCAAGCCGCGCGCTGAAGATCGGGCGCTGCCTCCCGCCGGTCGGCGCTCTTCAGCCACGTATCGATAAAATGCGCCGTCCACGCGCGGAGCTTCGCTCCGTGCAGGGCGTGCGATTCGATATGGCCTTTGGCATTCTGAGCACCCGGATGCGCGAGCTTGGCGGCGCCGCGCACCGTCCAGCCGTGGATCATCGCAAGCGTGATCTCGGGATGGAATTGCAGACCGAAAGCGTTGCTGCCGTGGCGAAACGCCTGATTTTCGAACACTTCGCCCGCCGCCAGCCGCACCGAGTCGCGGCAGAGCGAAAAGCCCTCGAAATGCCAGTGATAGACGTGGCTCGGCCACGGCCCCAGAGTCTGGTCGTGCGGATGGATCGGTTCCCATCCCGCCTCAAGATGGCCTGCCGGGTGCGGCGTAACCGTCGCGCCGAGATGCTTCGCCAGCATCTGCGCGCCAAGGCATATGCCGAGGAAGGGTTTGCCCTCGGAAAGAGGTACGCCGATCCAGTCGATTTCGCGACGGATGTAATCGTCGGGATCGTTGGCGCTCATCGGACCGCCGAACACCATTGCACCCGCATATCCGTCGAGCGAAGCGGGAAGAGGATCCCCGAAGCGCGGCCGCCTGATGTCGAGGGCATGCCCGTGCGCTCGGAGCAGTTGACCGACGGCTCCCGGCTGGGACTCGCGTCGATGCATGACGACGAGAACAGGTTCCCTGGCATGCTGAGCCGGATTTGCCGGGCCGGTAAATGAAAGCAATTCAGACATGTGTCACTTGCAACAAAACCATGATGCCGGTGCAATACTCAAGACATGTGCCACAATAGCTCGAACGGGAGTATTACCGTTCGAGAAGCTACAACCTAAAGGCTACAGGCCGGGGTTTCAACCCCCGACGACGGGCCGGCGGACAATAAAGAAGAAAGCTTTCGGCGAAAGGGATCGCGCAATGTCTTCGTTCTATCCTCGCGCCGGAGTTGCGATAGCGGTTTTTCGAGGTCTGGCCACGCTTCTCGTTCGGCGCAGCAAACAGCCCTATGCCGGGATGTGGTCGCTGCCCGGTGGCGCGGTGCTTCTCGGCGAAACCGCGCGCGAGGCAGCATCCCGCGAACTCTTCGAGGAGACAGGGCTTCTTGCCTCGGCTTTGACTTTGGGCGATGTTGCCGATGCGATAGCGCGGGACGACGAGGGCGCGGTGATTGCACACTTCATGATTGCCGTTTTCGCGACGGAAGCCGTTACCGGCGCGCCTGTCGCGGGCAGCGATGTTACCGAGGCTTGTTTTTTTACCGACGAGCAGCGCGGACACCTCACCTGCACGCCGGGGCTTGAGACGGCAATACGGAGCGCGAAGGCTGCACTCTGCAAAGGCTCATCATGATAGGCATGACACGGAAATGTCTGAGAGGCGCTGCGGCGATCGCCATGGCGTGGGCGGCCTTCGCAGCGATGCAACCCGCCGAGGCGCAGTTCTTCGACAGGTTATTGCAACCGCAACAGCCTCCGCAGCAACAGCGCCGCGCGCCCCCGCGCCAGCAGCCCGCTCCGCCGCCGCCCCAGGTTCAGCAGGAAGCCGCGCCGCAGGGCAAACTCGGCTCCGAAGACCGCCCTTACGACGCACAGCTTTTCCGCCTTGCCGAGATTCTTGGCACCTTGCACTATTTGCGGGAGCTTTGCGGGGCGAATGAGGGGCAGGTCTGGCGCGAGCATATGCGCGAGCTTGTCAGTTCGGAAGGAACGAGCGCGCTGAGGCGGGCCAAGCTCGTCGAAGCCTTCAATCGCGGCTATCGAGACTACTCCCGCACCTACCGGACGTGCACACAACCGGCACTGGTTGCGATCAAGCGTTTCATGGATCAGGCCACGACCATCACCGACGGGCTCGCCGCGAACGACAAATAGCCCTGTCCTCCCCGTATCACCTTGCTTTTAACGGCAACGGCACAAGGAAACGCGGCGGATTTCATGAAACGAGACAACATTTGCTCTTGCCGTCCCCGAAATCATCGCCGGGGACGGCATGAGCCTTTGCGACATCGATGTCAGTCGACCGCTCAGCTATCGGAATCGTCGTCGTCTCGGGCATAGCGCACGTAATAGCGCTTCTGTCCGCGTGCATTCGCGCTCCGCACGCCCGGCCTTTGCTGTTTCCGCGCAGCGTAGCGAACCGCGCCGCCATCATCCACATGGCCGCAATCGTTGAAACTGCATCCGTCGCGGAAGCCATGTTTGGCGATGATTGCGCGCGCCTGGTACATGAAAGAGGTCGTCAGCCCCCAGCCGCGCTGATCGAAATCGCAGGCCGCGCCCGAGTAGTGACGCGAGTTGGGAACATGTCCGCCGTGAGCATGGCAATGGACCGAACGCGGCTTGTAGCCGTGCGCGACGAAGTCGGCGATCAGGGCCTGAAAGCGCCCGGCGAGATGAGCGGCGACGCGGATCGGCCCGGCTGCCGTGGTGATTGTGACGAGGCCGCCGCTGCTGCCTCTGCCGAGGCTCGCCTCGCTCGTACCGAGCTGCTTGGCGTGATGACGATGCCGATGGGTTGCGTTGGCCGGAATTGCGAAAAGCATGACAATGGCTGCTGTGAGAAGCAGTCGCATACTCACCTACCTGTTACGAGTGATGACAGAGGATGCTTACACCGGACATGCGCGCTTTCAGCGTCGCGTCGGCGTCGAGATCATCCTCGCCGGCTCATGTGGCACAGCTTCCGCTGGCGACCGGCGACCTTTTTCGCTAAAGTTTAATTAAGGCGGTGCCGCGGCTCCAAATTGCGATGCCAGAAGCGGGGAGGTCGCTCGGCGACGCTCTGTATTAAAATTCGTTAATTTTTCAGTCTCTTATCAAGTAAAATGCCTGCGACAATATGTTGTATGCCAGACCTAAGTCTCGGCATTTCTGCGAAGGCTGCGAGAGCGGAAATCCGGCGAGCCGAAGGCGCGGATGTCGGACCACACCGGCGGCAGTCGTCGCCTGGATCAGATTTTCTGATTATATTCGCCGATCTCGGGATAGGTGGCGAGATGCTGGTCGATCTCGGCGAAGATCGCGCGCATGTTCGCGTCCGATGCTGGACTTTCAACGACGACCACGAGTTCCGGCTTGTTCGACGAGGCGCGCACGAGGCCCCACGTACCGTCTTCGAGCACGAGGCGGATTCCGTTCACGGTGAGGATTTCGGAAATCTTCTGGCCCGCGATCTCGCCGCCCTGGTCCGCGATCGCCTTGAAATGCGCGATCACGCGGTCGACCACGTCATATTTCTTCTCGTCGTCGCAATGGGGCGACATCGTCGGCGACTGCCACGTCTTCGGCAGATCGCGGTAAAGCTCCGCCATGGTCTTGTCGGGGTTGCGCGAAAGCATGTCGCAAATCGCGATGGCCGACACGATGCCGTCGTCATAGCCGCGCCCGAGCGGCGGGTTGAAGAAATAATGGCCCGACTTCTCGAAGCCGACGAGCGCGCCCGTCTGGTGACTGTAGCGCTTGATATAGGAATGGCCGGTCTTCCAGTAGGCGGTCTGGGCACCGTTCTTGACGAGCACGGGGTCCGTTGAGAACAGACCCGTCGACTTCACGTCCACCACGAATTTCGCGTCGTTGTGCAAACCCGAAATATCGCGCGCGAGCATCACGCCAACCTTGTCGGCGAAAATCTCCGTGCCTTCGTTGTCGACCACGCCGCAACGGTCGCCGTCGCCGTCGAAGGCAAGGCCGACATCGGCGCCCGAGAGCCGCACCGCGTTCGACACCGCATGCAGCATCTTCAGCGATTCCGGGTTGGGGTTATGGTTGGGGAAGGTGTAGTCGAGATCGGTGTTGAGCGGGATAACCTCCACGCCGAGCTTCGCCAGCACCTCCGGCGCGAAAGCGCCCGCCGTGCCGTTGCCGCACGCAACCACCGCCTTGATCCTGCGCGTGAGGGGCTTGCGGTCGGTGAGATCGGCGATATAGCGTTCGGCGATGTCGCCGTGGAAATGACACGTCCCGCCCTCATGCGGCGCGAAGCGGCCTTCGAGCACGATCGCCTTGAGTTCGCTCATGTCTTCCGGGCCGAAGGTGAGCGGCCGCGCCATGCCGAGCTTGATGCCGGTCCAGCCATTGTCGTTGTGGCTCGCAGTGACCATCGCCACGCCCTCCACTTCAAGCGCGAACTGCGCGAAATAGGCGGTCGGCGAGAGCGCAAGGCCGATATCGTGAACCTCGGCGCCGCCCGCCAGCAGCCCGGCGATGAGCGCGGATTTGATGCTCGACGAATAGGAGCGGTAGTCATGGCCCGTCACGATGCGCACCGGCACGCCCCGCTCGCGCATCAGGGTCGTGAGCCCGATCCCCAGCGCCTGCATTCCCATGAGATTGATCTCCTGCGGGAACAGCCAGCGCGCGTCGTATTCGCGAAAACCCGTCGGCTTGACATAGGGAAGACGCTCGAATTCCGCCGTGTTCGGCCTGATGTCCGTGCGCGGCTTGGGAAATACTGCGGCTGTCATGACGGCTCCGGGGGGGCTTTCTGTGATTGAACACTGGCATACCTGCGTTGCACGGGGCTGCCAAGTTTGTTCGGTGACGGCTGTGTCCCGGTCGACGCCGACGCTCTTCGCCGGGATGCGTGCAAGAGCGGATACAGTCCGGGTCTTTCCAAGAAGCCGATCCGGCTATAAGAGCATGTCGAGCGTCCGGATGCTCCGGCGTACCCGTTCGATGCGAGCCGAAAGTTGGTTTGATTTGAGCGTCCACCGCCGGATGCATCAAATGGCGAACCCACTTCAGAGATTTGATTCCGAACTATTCCCACGCCCATGTCGAACGATGATACCGCCACCTGGTCGCGGCTGAAGGCGTTGCCTCGGGCATCGCTTTTCCTTGTCGCGGTGATCGCGCTCGCCTTCGTGGATGTGTTCACGGGATGGAGGCCAGCCGCCTTCATCGCGCTGCCGTTCCTGATCGCCTATTTCGCCTGTGTCTGGAACCGCATGATCCTGAACGCGAAGATCCTGCTCGCGGGCTGCGCGGCGATAGGCATCTTCGCCGCATTCCAGCCCGGGGGCATTGCGATCCTTGGCGCCGGCGCGAGTCGAATGGTTTATCTGCCGACCTTCATTGCGCTGCTCGGCCTTCTGCGCGCGGCGGCGAGCGCGTCCACGATGATCGCGCTCGCAGGTCGCCACCTCGTGAACCAGCCGCCCTCGCGCCGTTATCTGTCGCTGTCCTTCGGAGCGCATTTCTTCGGCGTCCTGCTCAACATCGGCGGCCTGGCGCTTCTCGTCGAGATGGTGCGCGACGCCAACACGCTGAAAGCGGCGGGCGGCAATGAACGGATCGTCGCCTGGCGCGAGCGGCGCATGACAGCGGCGGCGCTGCGCGGCTTTTCCGCCATCGTGTTCTGGTCGCCGCTCGGCGTTTCCTTCAATCTGCTGCTCGTCTCGGTGCCCGGCTTGACATGGGCGGAAGCAGGGCCGCTTGGCATCCTCGGCGCAACGGCGTTCATTCTGCTCGGCTGGATTTTCGATCAGGTGCAGAAGCCGAAAGGATTTCAGCGGCAGGAACCGCAGAGGATAGCAGGCGGGATGCTCGCGGTCGCCGCATTGATCGGCCATGTCGCGGCGATTTCGGTTGCGACGGGCTTCGTCGAGCGCGAGCTGGACCTGTCGTTCCAGACTGCGCTTCTCGTCGCGGTGCCCGTTTACGCCTTCCTGTGGGCGCTCGGCATCTCGATGGCGAGCGCGCGGCCCGCGCCTGTGAAGGCGAGCGCCGCAATCCTCATCGACAAGGGCGTCGCGGCATTTCCGGGCTATGCGAACGAAATCGCGGTCTTCGCGGCGTCGGGCTTCCTGGGCGCTGCCCTCGTCGCGCTCGTGCCGCAGGATGCGATGCGCGCCTTCTTCCACACGATACCGCTGCCGCCCGCGCTGTTCGCCTGCGGGCTTTGCCTCAGCGTTGCGGCGATGGGGCAGATCGGGCTCAATCCGATGATCGGCGCGACCATCCTTGCGAGCGCTGTCGCGTCCGTCGACATGCCCGGCCTTTCCAAGACGGCCATCGTGCTTGCCATCGCAGCGGGCTGGACATGCTCGGTCATATCATCGCCGTTCAACTCGTCGCTCGTGATGACGGCGTCGCTCGTCAACCGCCGTCCCGGCGAGGTGGCCTACAAATGGAACGGGCTCTTTACGCTGGCCGCGCTTTTCCTGAGTTGCCTTGTGCTTGCACTCACCCTGCCGCTGGCGCGCTGATCGCAAGCTCGGGCGTGGCTGCCATAATTGCATGCGCAATTGACGCTAGTGGAGCGAATTTGACATTTGAGTCCCGGTGGCTGCGCGCTTGCGAGCAAATGTCAAATTCAAAACTCCACTAGAATCATGATATTGCTAGTGGTCTTTTCGATTCCGACATTTGCTCGCAAGCGTGCTGCAAACGATGCAAATGTCGGAATCGGACCACTAGACTGCGACAAAACGTGCGAGCGTGGCAGCGCTCACACCGATTTTGCCCTTCCTTCAAGTCGACGGCGTCCGCCGTCCTGGCGAGAGATTCCCGAGATGATCGTTCGCAAGTCGCCGAACATGCTGGCGATGCTGTTTACCTTGCGCGGAACCGTGGTGATTCAGATCTGGCAGCGGCTGCTCATCGTTGCCGTCGTGTCGACCTTCGTGGCCGTCTTCCCGCATGTGTGGTCGGAACCGCTGCCGTCGGTTTCGCTGGCGCCCTTCAGCCTGATCGGCCTTGTGCTGTCCATCTTCCTCGGCTTTCGGAACAACGCCTGCTACGACCGCTGGTGGGAAGCACGCAAGCAATGGGGCCATCTCATCGCTCAGTCGCGGGCGCTCGCTCGCGAGGCGCGTGCGCTGCACGATCCCGAAGTGACGGAGCGGATCGCGCGGCGTTCCATCGGTTTCGCCGCCGTGCTTGCGGCACGCCTTCGCGGGCAAGACGAGGCGGCCGCTTTGCGCCCCTGGCTCTCGGAGGCGGAGGCGGTCGCGGTGCTCGCGACCCGCAACCGGCCTCAGGCCGTCCTTCAGCTCCTGACGGTGGAAATCGTCGACGTCCATCGCAGGGGAAACTGCGGCGAGATCCTGCTGCGGATGCTTGAAGACCGCGTGGAGGAAATGAACGCGATCCAGACCGCCTGCGAGCGGATCAAGAACACGCCCGCGCCCTTCGCCTATTCGCTGCTGCTGCACCGGACATCGTGGATTTTCTGCCTTGTCTCGCCGTTCGGCCTTTGGGAGACCTGCGGGCTTGCAACGCCGCTTTTCACCCTTGTGCTGGCTTACGCATTCTTCGGCCTCGATGCCGTCGGCGACGAGTTGGAGGAGCCTTTCAGCCTTTTGCCCAACGGCCTGCCCCTCAATGCCATGGTGCGCACCATCGAGATCGATCTTCTTGAGACGATCGGCGCGAAGGAAATCCCGGAGCCCTTGCAGCCGGTCGACGGCTGGCTTCTCACCTGAGGCGGCGGCGCCTATTCCGCCGCCGTGCTCGCATCGGACGCCCGAAGATCCTGCCAGCCCGAGCCGAGCGTGCGCCTGTCGAACGAGACGGACTTCACGATGGCGAACACCGGTTCGCCGACGGCAAGCTTGAGCCGCTCCACCGAAAAGCGCGTGAGCCGCGCGACGAGCATCTCGCCCTTGCAGTCGACGCGCAGCTCGACGCTCGGGCCATCCGTAGCGCCCAGCTCCGC
This genomic window from Rhodomicrobium lacus contains:
- a CDS encoding DUF167 domain-containing protein, whose amino-acid sequence is MSLPATPKPGGVLLHVRLTPKASSARVAGVEAFDGKPVLKAYVTTPPEDGKANAALGVLIAGWLGVPKSTVSMAAGQKSRLKTVAVAGDADDLLAKIALSLDKTG
- a CDS encoding bestrophin family protein; this translates as MIVRKSPNMLAMLFTLRGTVVIQIWQRLLIVAVVSTFVAVFPHVWSEPLPSVSLAPFSLIGLVLSIFLGFRNNACYDRWWEARKQWGHLIAQSRALAREARALHDPEVTERIARRSIGFAAVLAARLRGQDEAAALRPWLSEAEAVAVLATRNRPQAVLQLLTVEIVDVHRRGNCGEILLRMLEDRVEEMNAIQTACERIKNTPAPFAYSLLLHRTSWIFCLVSPFGLWETCGLATPLFTLVLAYAFFGLDAVGDELEEPFSLLPNGLPLNAMVRTIEIDLLETIGAKEIPEPLQPVDGWLLT
- a CDS encoding NUDIX hydrolase; the protein is MSSFYPRAGVAIAVFRGLATLLVRRSKQPYAGMWSLPGGAVLLGETAREAASRELFEETGLLASALTLGDVADAIARDDEGAVIAHFMIAVFATEAVTGAPVAGSDVTEACFFTDEQRGHLTCTPGLETAIRSAKAALCKGSS
- a CDS encoding YggT family protein gives rise to the protein MHAFFGFIAMVISLFIWVIIISAILSWLIAFDVVNRRNRVVYTIADGLYRLTEPLLRPIRNVLPDLGGLDLSPVVLILGLIFLRDVVIFGWIL
- the folD gene encoding bifunctional methylenetetrahydrofolate dehydrogenase/methenyltetrahydrofolate cyclohydrolase FolD; amino-acid sequence: MAEAKILDGVAMAAEIKAEAAKLAAAFAEKTGRAPGLAVVLVGENPASQVYVRSKLKLARELGFHSVEERPAADIDRAGLLALIARLNADPAVDGILVQLPLPSHLDADDAIAAIAPEKDVDGFHVVNAGKLFAGLPGFVPCTPLGCLKLIKSVHPNLAGANAVVVGRSNIVGKPMAHLLLQENCTVTIAHSKTRDLPAVIAGADVLVAAVGRPSMIPGKWIKPGAIVVDVGINRVPALDGKSKLVGDVDFESAKHVAGAITPVPGGVGPMTVAYLMVNTCRAAYLRAGLEWGGV
- a CDS encoding TIGR02301 family protein, which codes for MTRKCLRGAAAIAMAWAAFAAMQPAEAQFFDRLLQPQQPPQQQRRAPPRQQPAPPPPQVQQEAAPQGKLGSEDRPYDAQLFRLAEILGTLHYLRELCGANEGQVWREHMRELVSSEGTSALRRAKLVEAFNRGYRDYSRTYRTCTQPALVAIKRFMDQATTITDGLAANDK
- a CDS encoding glutamine amidotransferase → MSELLSFTGPANPAQHAREPVLVVMHRRESQPGAVGQLLRAHGHALDIRRPRFGDPLPASLDGYAGAMVFGGPMSANDPDDYIRREIDWIGVPLSEGKPFLGICLGAQMLAKHLGATVTPHPAGHLEAGWEPIHPHDQTLGPWPSHVYHWHFEGFSLCRDSVRLAAGEVFENQAFRHGSNAFGLQFHPEITLAMIHGWTVRGAAKLAHPGAQNAKGHIESHALHGAKLRAWTAHFIDTWLKSADRREAAPDLQRAA
- a CDS encoding phosphomannomutase/phosphoglucomutase, translated to MTAAVFPKPRTDIRPNTAEFERLPYVKPTGFREYDARWLFPQEINLMGMQALGIGLTTLMRERGVPVRIVTGHDYRSYSSSIKSALIAGLLAGGAEVHDIGLALSPTAYFAQFALEVEGVAMVTASHNDNGWTGIKLGMARPLTFGPEDMSELKAIVLEGRFAPHEGGTCHFHGDIAERYIADLTDRKPLTRRIKAVVACGNGTAGAFAPEVLAKLGVEVIPLNTDLDYTFPNHNPNPESLKMLHAVSNAVRLSGADVGLAFDGDGDRCGVVDNEGTEIFADKVGVMLARDISGLHNDAKFVVDVKSTGLFSTDPVLVKNGAQTAYWKTGHSYIKRYSHQTGALVGFEKSGHYFFNPPLGRGYDDGIVSAIAICDMLSRNPDKTMAELYRDLPKTWQSPTMSPHCDDEKKYDVVDRVIAHFKAIADQGGEIAGQKISEILTVNGIRLVLEDGTWGLVRASSNKPELVVVVESPASDANMRAIFAEIDQHLATYPEIGEYNQKI
- a CDS encoding porin, giving the protein MTGGIFNRTSAFALVAAAGLMMGGLSFATTSAKAADLGADDLEARVAELEATTARKGNRKVSLTISGQVNKAILAWDDGKDSDAYIVDNTQSSSRISLKGSGTISSDLKAGFYQEFEYRDAASGTVAYDNSAGKNWDTDGFRTRQNNAWIESKTFGRVTVGLQNVATKDIVYVNLAPTIGSDSDNNYFAGFKATDGNSRSNLNTSVFWNSLDSSRVEAVRYDTPSLYGFIVSASFAGNDFYDVALRYQKEFNSIRVAAGIGYAWSGLNSDSSSNRISYGVSIDTTTPANSQVLASSTGKSSKLEVVSGSISAQHVPTGLYASFAAGSREITNPNFGAAITNEASYFYIQAGISKRFLDYGATTVYGEYGQYDDFAAGATFKADNTGSGVRIGSSTAERYGAGVIQAFDAAALDVYAIYQHIDLEAKDTAGVDLKLNSTDAVISGLRLKF